The DNA segment GATATGCGGATGGGTCAGTTCGATCGCCTGGCGGGTCTCCCGGATGACATCAAAGCGGGCGCTGGGATCCCGCAGGATGCTCTCGTGGGGGAGTTTGAGCGCCACGATGCGCTCCATCAACTCATCCCGCACGAGGTGGATCAATCCTGTGCCACCTTCGCCGATAATGCTGTCCCGCGCATCCCGGGGCACGAGCGCACGGAACCGGTTGAAGAATAACTCTCCTTCCTGATAGGTGGGGCTGAGTGGCGGGAAATTGATTCCCTGCTCATTCGAAAGTTGGAATTGCATCGGCGGTCAGGACGCTTCCGGTTTTCTACCCTGTCCCATGGGATGACGGCAAGGGGGAAGCGTGGACATTGTTAGGTCGCGGATGATATGGAATGATGAAGTTATGGAGTTTCGGCGAATACCACCCGGAAGCCCACGGTGCCTGGCTCCGGAGGATCCGTCGCTTGGTTGGATTTCCAGTTCTTGTCGGCCGCGGAGGGCTTGTCCATGAGCCATTCACTCACATCCGGAGCGCCGATCCCGTCCACCTTGCCGCTCATCGCCGTCCATTCCGCGGATGTCGGGAGACGGAAGATCCAGGCAGAGCCGGGCGGATTGTCCGCGGACAGTTTCTGGACGAAAGGTTCGGTTCCCGCTTTCGTCGGAAGATTCACGAACTGTGCCGGAAAGCGGGAGTAGTCGGCCTGGTTGGCATTCGCCGCTTTCTGCAGGTTGGCTGCGATCTGGGAAATCCTTCCGGAGTGGAAGGCCAGCATCCGTTGCTTGTCCTGCGCGTTGGCACTGTCGTAGGCGATTCTCTGGGGTCCCTGGAGACTGGCCACGAATCTCTGGCGGGCCTCATCCATGAAGTCCGCCACCGTGGCGACCCGTGGCGGCGACCATCTGCCAGCAGGAGCTTCGTCCGTCACTTTTCCCCATATCTCGGTGGTGACTTCCTTCTTCGCAGCCCAGAAGCCGCCGCTTTTCGAGTGCCCGGCCGGGTCGTCGATCCACACCAGCTCGATCCCCTGTGGAGTCCGGCGGTTGCTGCCCAGCACCAACAACTGGCCGAGCATTTCCCGGTAGGGGAGGGCGGCCAGTTTCCGGAGTTCCTGCAGCTCGGTCTTTCTTTGGGAGATCTCCTGGCGGATCTGGTCCGCGGCCTGGACTACGGCGGTGCTGGAGGCGTCCGCCATTTCCTTTTCCCGGGCATCCAGCCAGGCATTGGCTTTCTGAAGCGCCGCAGCCGCATCCGCTTCCGAGCGGATGGCCGGAGAGTCCGGATGGATGGCGCGGAGATTTTTCTCGAACTCCGTCCAGAGAGAGGAGAGCGGGGCTTCCTGCTTCCTGGTGGCCTCCAGGGAGGAAAGGTATCTCCCACGGGTGGCGGTCGCAGCCGCTGAAGAGGTGGGAGCGGTGGACGGAAGGAATGACGTGGAACTTTCCGTCTGTCGGGCACGCTCGGTTTTCCGCTGCATCAGGGAGCGGGTACCCAGCGCGATGGAGGCGGTGAGCAGGAGGGCGGCCAGAATGCCTGTGATGCGGAATACGATCATGGCTTTTTGCTTTGGAGCCACTTCTCAAGCTGGGCCTTCCGCTCCGCTTCCCACGCATCCGGCGCGGGCAGGGAAGCCAGCGCGTCCAGGCCGGTCGTTTTGGCCACTTCCGTTTCGAGTGATGGCTTGTCCTTGATGTGGACGGGCTTCGCCAGTTTCACGGACAGTGCGGTGAGATCGCTTGTCAGCTTGGGCCATTCCGCGGAAGCCCCGGGAAAGCCGATCGCCTGCCGCGCTTCGGCCAGCAGGGTGTCCGGAACGGCGGGGGACGACCCCTTCATTTTCTCGGTCCGGTTTTTCAACGGTGGAAGGAGTGCCGCCATCCTCGTGACGGTCTCGTTGGCGCGGCCGGATTCCGCGGAGCTGGCGGCCAGTTGCTGCCGCAAGGCCTCGTCCAACTTCTCAAAGTGCGCCACCACCTCCTTTTCCTCCTGTGCCGCACGATCGGCCTGCAGCCGCAGGGTTTCCTGGAGATTTCCTCCCGTGATCCGGACCAGTGAGGATGTCGTCCGATTTTCACGGGCGGTGGTCTGTTCCTGCTGCGCGCGTTGTTGGAGTCCGAAACTCCATCCTGCGAATGCACCACCTCCCAGGCCGGCGGCGGCTGCCAAGGCGCAGAGTGGGAGCGATGCGAGGTTCACGGGGTTGCCACGTATGGTTGGTCTTGTGATATTATCTGTCTCTCACAGATCATCTTCACAAGCCAATTCCCCGGGCACAGAGGGTATTTTCGCAGCGTGCCACGGCGTGGGAAATGGAGCCGGCTAACGGACTCGAACCGTTGACCTACTGATTACAAATCAGTTGCTCTACCAACTGAGCTAAGCCGGCCTTTTGTGCCGCGGGATGTGAGGCGCGCGGGCGGCGAATGCTTGGCACAGGGGCAGGCTGCTTGGCAATGGGATTTTCATTGGATGGCCTATCTCCCGGGCGGGACGCATTTCAGAATCAGATCATTTTCACTCCATCCGCGTTTATCGCTTGTGGAGGGGACGCCCGCACGGGTGTTATGAGCGGGCGATGGCTTACCTCGACGAAAATTTCCTGCTCCATTCCGACACCGCCCGCCGCCTCTTCCACGAGGTGGCCAAGGACCAGCCGATCATCGACTATCACTGCCACCTCTCGCCGCGTGAGATCGCCACGAACCACCGGTGGAAGGACATCGCGGAAATCTGGCTGGGCGGTGACCACTACAAGTGGCGCCTGCTGCGGGCCAATGGCATCGACGAAAGCCTGATCTCCGGTGACAGCTCGCCGCGGGAGAAGTTCCAGGCCTTCGCCGAGACGGTGCCCTACACCCTGCGGAATCCCATGCACCACTGGACGCATCTGGAACTCCAGCGCTACTTCGGCATCCACAAGCTGCTCTCTCCGGAAACGGCGGACGAGATCTGGGAAAGGACGAACGAGAAACTCCAGGAGGCCGACTTCTCCACCCATGGCATCCTGAAGAAATTCGACGTGCGGGTGGTGGGCACGACGGATGATCCGGCGGATCCTCTCGACGACCACCTTGCCATCGCGGAGTCGGGAATCAGGACCAAGGTCGTGCCGACGTTCCGACCGGACAAGGCGTGGCTGGTGGACCGCCCGGATCTGCTGAACCCGTGGCTGGGGAAACTGGAGGCCACCTCCGGCATCTCCATCACCACGCTTTCCGATCTGCTGGCCGCGTTCCAGAAGCGCCATGATGACTTCCATGCAGCCGGTGCGCGCCTCTCGGACCACGGTCTGGACCGCTGCCCCGCGCTTCCCTGCACGGATGCGGAGGCATCCGCCATCTTTGACAATGCCCGTGCGGGCAGGGCGGCCACGGCGGAGGAGAAGGAAAAGTTCTTCTTCTACCTGATGGTTTTCTTCGGCCAGCTCGATGCGGCGAAAGGCTGGACGAAGCAGCTCCATCTCGGCGCTTTCCGGAACACCAACTCCCGGATGTTCGCGAAGCTGGGGCCGGACAGCGGCTACGACACCATCGGTGACTACGATCAGGGACGCGCGCTCGTCGTTTATCTGGATGCGCTGGCGAAGCTGGATGCGCTGCCGAAAGTCATCCTCTACAACCTCAATCCGCGGGACAACTACCTGCTCGCCGCCATGACCGGTGCTTTCCAGGACGGAACCGTCGCCGGAAAAATCCAGTTCGGCTCCGGCTGGTGGTTCCTCGACCAGAAGGACGGCATGGAGCTGCAGCTCGACGCCCTCTCCCAGACAGGATTGCTTTCCCGCTTCGTCGGCATGCTGACCGACTCCCGCTCATTCCTCTCCTTCCCGCGGCATGAGTACTTCCGCAGAATCCTCTGCAACCTCATCGGCGCCGAGGCGGAGCGGGGCGAGCTGCCGGACGACTTCGACATGCTGGCGAAGCTCATCGGAGATGTCTGCTTCCACAACGCGAACCGTTACTTCGAATTCAACGTCTGAAACAAACCCTCTGAGAATCCCGTTCTACCCCGGACCCATGCGAACCACACTTTTCAACCTCTTCCTGCTTTCATCCTCCGTCTTCGCCGCTCCTGTCTTCATCGGCACGGGAGCCGACGGCATCTACCTCGCGGATTTCGACTCCGCGACCGGCAAGCTCACCGAACCGAAGCTCGCCGCCGAATACAAGGGTCCCGGCTGGATCGAGTTTCATCCCTCGAAGCCGGTGCTCTACGCGGCGGGCAGCCCGAAGCAGGAGTTCCCGGACAAGACCGGTGGCATCGCATCGTTCAAGATCGGTGCGGGAAACACGCTGGAGTTCATCAGCGAGACTTCAAGCGGCGGCAAAGGCCCCTGCCACATCGCGCTCGATGCCACCGGCAGCACCCTCGCCGTGGCGAACTACAACGACGGCACGACCTCCACCATCCGCCTCGGTGAGGACGGTTCGTTCGGAAAGCTCGCCTCGACCATCATCGCGACCGGCAGTGGCCCGACCGGCCGCCAGAAGGGACCGCACGCCCACGGCGTTTATTTCGACAAGTCGAACGCGTTCCTCCTCATGCCAGACCTGGGGATCGACAAGGTGCTGGTCTACAAGCATGACCCGAAAACGTCTGAGATCACAGTCTCCGAGCCTCTTGGCACGAAGCCTGGTGCGGGTCCACGCCACCTCGCATTCTCGCCCGACGAAAAGCACGCCTACGTCATCAACGAGTTGGACAACACCATCCTCGTCGCCAGCCATGACGGAAAGGGCGGCCTCAAGGAAATCCAGACCGTGCCGACCCTGCCAGCGGACTTCAGCGGAAAAAGCACCACTTCGGAAGTCGAAGTCCATCCGAACGGCAAGTTCGTCTATGGCTCCAACCGCGGTCACGACTCCATCGCTGTCTATGCGCGGGACGCGGAAAGCGGCAAGCTGACCTTCGTCCAGCACGCGCCGTGCGGCGGCAAGACCCCACGCCATTTCAAGATCGACCCATCGGGTAAGTGGATGCTCATCGGCCACCAGGACACGAACACCATCAGCGTCCTGGCGCTGGACACCGCCACCGGCAAGCTCGGTGAACCGGCCAACACGGTCTCCGCTCCGAAGCCGATCTGCCTGCTCTTCGGCAAGTGATGGCCAGGCGCACGCCGATGCGCTTTCATGATCCAGATGGGCGCATCGGCGTGCGCCCCTCCTTTTGAAAACCCATGAAAACCCTGCTCCTCGGATTGATCCTCTTTCCGGCGTTCCTCCACGCGAAGGAACCGGGATCACTCAACGGGATGACCAAGCCGGAGGTGAAAATCGTCCGGGAGTGGAAGTCCGATGACGGCAAGTCCCTCCAGGCGGAACTGCTCGAATACTCGGAGACGGAGATCAAGGTCAACACGTCGAAGAACTTCAAGATCGTCAGGATTCCGATGGAACGGCTCTCCCAGGAGGACCGGGACTTCGTGATGGCGATGGTGAAGAAGAACTCGCTCGACTACAGCCTCACCGACGGGAAGTTCGCCACCCAGATGGTGGAGGGGGAGTTCACGAAGAACGTCTCCGAAAAGGGGCTGAAATATCAGATCAAGGGGAATCCCAAATGGGATGGGAAAAAGCGTTACCCGCTGCTGGTCTGGCTCCACGGTGCCGGACAGAGCGGGGATGACAATACCTCCCAGGCGGCCGGTTCACCCCGCCAGCTCTACAATGAGGAGGCGCAGAAAAAGCAACCGTTCTTCATGCTCATGCCGCAGTGCCCGGACCGGGCGATCGGCTGGAAAAATGAAGTCGCGGACAACCTGATGGCCCTGATCACGGACCTTTCCGACAACCTGCCCATCGACAAGGACCGGATCTACCTGACCGGCTCCAGCATGGGTGGTGCCGGAACCTGGGGGATGATCGCCAAGTGGCCGGATGTGTTCGCCTGTGCGGTGCCACTCTGCGGAGGCGGGGACGCCTCGAAAGCGGAGACCATGAAGGGCGTGCCCATCTGGATCTTCCATGGCGACAAGGATGACTCGGTGCCGGTGGAGGCTTCGCGGAAAATGTACGCCGCCATGCAGGGGGTGAAGGGGAATGTCCAATACACCGAGCTTCCCGGCGCAGGCCACATCATCACGGATCAAGTCTACGGCAAGCCGGAGCTGGGTGAGTGGATCTTCGCCCAGAAGCGAATCCCCGTGGCCGGGAAAAAGCGCTGACGCTGCGGAGTCAGTCCGTCGTCTTTCCCCGTCGTCTCAGGGATTCATAGATGGGGGGCTCACCCAGCCGCTCCGCCACGCCGTAGGCGGTCAGGCAGCACACCAGCAGCGGGAGCATGAAGCCGTAATGGCCGGTCATCTCCACCATCAGAACCACGCCCGTGAGCGGGGCCCGGACAACCGCCGTGAACAACGCTCCCATCCCCAGCACCGAAAACACCTCCGGGTGCCCGAGCGCCGCCGGGAAGATGCTTTCGATGGACTGTCCCATCAGCAAGCCGCCCAAAGCTCCCATCACCAGCATCGGCGCGAAGATGCCGCCCGCCGCTCCGGAGCCGTAGGAAACCATCGTCAGCGCGAAACGGGCCACCAATAGAACCGGCAGCAACGACAGCGCGATGCCCCCGGAGATCGCCTGGTCCGCGATGGAGCCGCCACCACCGGCCAGACCGGGCATCGACCAGGCGGCCAGACCGCACAGACCGCCGGCGAGTGCTCCGGGCACCCAATCCGATTTCGTCAACCGTTCGAAGCCGCTGAGGGTGCCTACCAACGAGCGGTTGAAAAGGATGCCGGCGAACCCCGCCAGCACACCGAGCAGGAGCGCCAGAGGAAGCTCGCGCAGGGGGATTTCCGGTAGGCTTCCAAGATGGAAGATGGGGGAATCCCCGGCCAGCAACCGCGACACCACATCCCCGCAGACGGACGCGAGGAAGGCAGCGACAAAGACCACCGGAGTGAAACTGCGCTGGAGTTCCTCCAGGACGAAGATCACCCCTGCCAGTGGTGCGTTGAACGCGGCC comes from the Luteolibacter sp. SL250 genome and includes:
- the uxaC gene encoding glucuronate isomerase, whose translation is MAYLDENFLLHSDTARRLFHEVAKDQPIIDYHCHLSPREIATNHRWKDIAEIWLGGDHYKWRLLRANGIDESLISGDSSPREKFQAFAETVPYTLRNPMHHWTHLELQRYFGIHKLLSPETADEIWERTNEKLQEADFSTHGILKKFDVRVVGTTDDPADPLDDHLAIAESGIRTKVVPTFRPDKAWLVDRPDLLNPWLGKLEATSGISITTLSDLLAAFQKRHDDFHAAGARLSDHGLDRCPALPCTDAEASAIFDNARAGRAATAEEKEKFFFYLMVFFGQLDAAKGWTKQLHLGAFRNTNSRMFAKLGPDSGYDTIGDYDQGRALVVYLDALAKLDALPKVILYNLNPRDNYLLAAMTGAFQDGTVAGKIQFGSGWWFLDQKDGMELQLDALSQTGLLSRFVGMLTDSRSFLSFPRHEYFRRILCNLIGAEAERGELPDDFDMLAKLIGDVCFHNANRYFEFNV
- a CDS encoding lactonase family protein — protein: MRTTLFNLFLLSSSVFAAPVFIGTGADGIYLADFDSATGKLTEPKLAAEYKGPGWIEFHPSKPVLYAAGSPKQEFPDKTGGIASFKIGAGNTLEFISETSSGGKGPCHIALDATGSTLAVANYNDGTTSTIRLGEDGSFGKLASTIIATGSGPTGRQKGPHAHGVYFDKSNAFLLMPDLGIDKVLVYKHDPKTSEITVSEPLGTKPGAGPRHLAFSPDEKHAYVINELDNTILVASHDGKGGLKEIQTVPTLPADFSGKSTTSEVEVHPNGKFVYGSNRGHDSIAVYARDAESGKLTFVQHAPCGGKTPRHFKIDPSGKWMLIGHQDTNTISVLALDTATGKLGEPANTVSAPKPICLLFGK
- a CDS encoding prolyl oligopeptidase family serine peptidase yields the protein MKTLLLGLILFPAFLHAKEPGSLNGMTKPEVKIVREWKSDDGKSLQAELLEYSETEIKVNTSKNFKIVRIPMERLSQEDRDFVMAMVKKNSLDYSLTDGKFATQMVEGEFTKNVSEKGLKYQIKGNPKWDGKKRYPLLVWLHGAGQSGDDNTSQAAGSPRQLYNEEAQKKQPFFMLMPQCPDRAIGWKNEVADNLMALITDLSDNLPIDKDRIYLTGSSMGGAGTWGMIAKWPDVFACAVPLCGGGDASKAETMKGVPIWIFHGDKDDSVPVEASRKMYAAMQGVKGNVQYTELPGAGHIITDQVYGKPELGEWIFAQKRIPVAGKKR
- the clcA gene encoding H(+)/Cl(-) exchange transporter ClcA, producing MNGAFCRGQDPVVELHGGDAGGGLNEPEVKRRHILPKAVAVGITAGVVASAFRLGLEEVEHLREVLIARLPRGPALMAAVAGGAFLGGLGLWLVRRFAPEAAGSGIPHLQSVLLGEKPMRWKRVLPVKFIAGLLSIGGGMALGREGPTVQMGGAVGMMVAGWFRIRTGFGEKKALMSAGAGAGLAAAFNAPLAGVIFVLEELQRSFTPVVFVAAFLASVCGDVVSRLLAGDSPIFHLGSLPEIPLRELPLALLLGVLAGFAGILFNRSLVGTLSGFERLTKSDWVPGALAGGLCGLAAWSMPGLAGGGGSIADQAISGGIALSLLPVLLVARFALTMVSYGSGAAGGIFAPMLVMGALGGLLMGQSIESIFPAALGHPEVFSVLGMGALFTAVVRAPLTGVVLMVEMTGHYGFMLPLLVCCLTAYGVAERLGEPPIYESLRRRGKTTD